A window of Metopolophium dirhodum isolate CAU chromosome 6, ASM1992520v1, whole genome shotgun sequence genomic DNA:
attttatatatttaatttattaaactaattagcTTAAATAGTATTGTAATAGTTTAggtttacaatgattttataaaaataataaaaataattatataatataaaaagtattactaaattattactgttatagatatatatatatatatatatatatataaatatacatgttatcgaataatatcaaattatctatctattaagtttgataaatttgCATGCattgaatgtttaaataatattaagtttaaataataatatttataatttatcttacttctaactcatataataatatcgaataatatatacataaactttAATTTGGCATGCATATTATAGTCTAATACGTAAATCAAATAtgggataatttattatttaattgttaatatgttttataaacttcaaattaaattaagtagATTGTCGATTATGTTCAAAACAAAATCTTAAGCTTTATCCTCTTTTTCTTTATTGTATCGTTCAAGTTCCTTGAGAAACTGCGCTTTAGGCTTCATTATATTTGGACGATCTCCACGGCACTTGGGGCAAAACCATTTGCCTTTTGGTTTTGTCGATAATGAAACACATGAAAAATGAAACCATTCTATTGGACATAAATCATTATCGCAACATATCATCTCTCCGTATGAAATCTGATCACAAAGACAATAAGTTGGTTCATCTGGATCGACAGctatatcatcatcatcatccaATGATGGTGAATTGTCCTTCTGTTGTTTCTTATATTTTCCCTTCTTTTTGGTTTTTGTATCTGTTTTTTGAGTTGCTTTTTTCATTGTGACTTGAGATTGTACTTGCGCTGTTGCTGTGGCTCTTGGCAAAGGTGTATTGGAATGTTGTGAAGCTGTCAATGCCACCACATCATCCGAAATTTCTTTGTAATCTGGCTCATCAGCTCTGTTACGTCTGGGTCGTTTTGCAAGTTTTGCATCATTGTTAGATTCGTTACTATCATTATCAGTGTTGCGTTTCTTCAGTTCTTTAGAAACAGTACTGGTACTAGTGCTTGGTAAGCATCGATCTTTGGAACAATTACTGCTCTCTGGTTTTTCTTTGATACTTGGTTTGGGAGCATCAGGTTCCTTAGAAGAGGTCAAATATTTCCTACCATTTTCCAAGCGTCTGACTTTATCATCTACCAAGTCAGATATATGTTGAACAGTTTGCACTTTTTTATCCCCTAGATTTAAACCGGTTACTAATAGCTTTGTCAATTTTTCAGAATTTAATGTAGACATAGAACCGTCTAAATTGTCTGTCAACTCTTTGATCTTTGACATCATTTCTTGGTACTCCAAATCACATTCACGCATCTGCGTTACGTGCCGCTGTATGTCCAAAGGTAAGTTTTGTGTACAGTCGATATAATCATTGTAATATTCCAAAGCTCTATTTGTTCGATTCGTCATTTTATTGACAAATATTCAACTCAAAACACAAATCTCACTCAATATATTTGTTATCTGGACAGTTTTATAAgaaaacagaaaataatgatttaaatcaAACTTACTTCTCAAGAGCCATAATGTCAAGTAGTTAGTTGTATCTTCGTAAACTGTGAATTAAATTCAAACGCAGGCACGTATTGCGACCTAATTATGACAATacaatatcattaattaatagaatattttcaaCGGCCATCAAACAGTTAATCTTAACACTGGACACTGACAACAAGTAAGaagtaacaaaacaataaataatttactattttatagtaACTACAGTCTACAAAGAAGTACAAGTTACAACAGTTACAACACGGCACTACGGCAGGCTAGTGGCTATTGGGTTTTGGCGTTTGTGCGTTTTTGATACCGAAAAGGCGAAAACGAATAGGCAATCATAGATTCATAGCTGATAGTCTGCTGGCGATATTCATACCGGATCACAGTATTCAGTGTTTACTAAATACACcagatgatatatttttattttctcaagTCCCGTGCCGACAAGCAAATGAGGTTGGTAACGCTGGCTCACCGTATGTGATTAGATCGACATCGCAAAATTCTGTTTTCTCGTTTTCTGTGTCGACATTTTCATATTGCTCGATTGCTGTGAATTGTGAAATTAAAATCTTTTTcaaagttatgtttttattttctaacgtGAAACGATTTAGTACATAcgtatcaaattgaaaatggtACTTAGAATTCTACAATATTTCATGAACCACCAACAATTGGTAGATAAATTGGCGCAATCGAGTTTTATGAAATCAATTGCTCGGTTCGTTGTTCACAA
This region includes:
- the LOC132946702 gene encoding inhibitor of growth protein 1-like translates to MTNRTNRALEYYNDYIDCTQNLPLDIQRHVTQMRECDLEYQEMMSKIKELTDNLDGSMSTLNSEKLTKLLVTGLNLGDKKVQTVQHISDLVDDKVRRLENGRKYLTSSKEPDAPKPSIKEKPESSNCSKDRCLPSTSTSTVSKELKKRNTDNDSNESNNDAKLAKRPRRNRADEPDYKEISDDVVALTASQHSNTPLPRATATAQVQSQVTMKKATQKTDTKTKKKGKYKKQQKDNSPSLDDDDDIAVDPDEPTYCLCDQISYGEMICCDNDLCPIEWFHFSCVSLSTKPKGKWFCPKCRGDRPNIMKPKAQFLKELERYNKEKEDKA